In one Culex quinquefasciatus strain JHB chromosome 2, VPISU_Cqui_1.0_pri_paternal, whole genome shotgun sequence genomic region, the following are encoded:
- the LOC6039961 gene encoding protein mini spindles isoform X2, which produces MEEDTEYKKLPIDERCVHKVWKARVDGYEEAAKLFRTIDDEKSPEWNKYLGLIKKFVTDSNAVAQEKGLEAALVFVENSGNAGKTVGEVMGGIITKCIGAPKAKTKDLAVQITLMYVEIERHEVVLEELLKGTDQKNPKIVAACVAAVTQALREFGSKVMSIKPIVKKLPALLSDRDKAVRDEAKTLTIEIYRWIGAAFKSQIASLPAVLLAELEAEFEKVSGEKAVPTRYLRSQQEKQMLAAVAISSGEVDDGADADEVDEAEEIDPMDLIDPVDILSKLPKDFYEKLEAKKWQERKESLEALETLLQNPKLQPGDYGDVVRALKKVITKDSNVVLVALGGKCLAMLAKGLGKKFNTYAGACVPAVLEKFKEKKTNVVTALRDAIDAMYPATTLESIQEDILEALANKNPSVKMETASFLARAFSKTVPTILNKKLLKAFVTALIKTLNESDPAVRDASAEALGTLMKLVGEKAIGPYIAEVDALKQAKIKECCDKAVITVKIPGPKKERPATAPPKTNAGPATGAVKKGGSTEPKPVARPATAGVKKPAATKKAAAGGGGSGVAKSASASKVLPTERDMSQEEIDDRAAEILPADVTQGLGDSNWKTRLAAVESLTGVIADLDPKGGHSQVVLRTLAKKPGLKDTNFQVLKGKLENVRAAVERLGITATTADYIMNDITEKLGDAKNSGPAGLALTAIAEAIKLEYAVAKVMEFAFEQKSPKVQQEALTWVNNAIKEFGFQVNPKLLLEDSKKAVQSINPAVRAAGITLLGTMYLFMGNTLAMFFENEKPALKQQIQTEFDKCAGQRPPAPTRGLSKCASKASVDDLDDDGEVEEQPAINMNDLFPRVDISSQITEALLAEISDKNWKTRNEGLEKLRAIIAEAKLIKSNLGDLPQVLAQRLVDSNAKIAQTSVELCQQIAVAMGPPSKQYVRVWFPGIVKGLGDSKAFIRSACITCINIMGDQAGYKEFFESEMIADALKTGSPALKTEVWGWLAEKLPGLPTKSIQKDELHSLLPHLYANICDRNADVRKNANEAVLGIMIHLGYEGMVKALDKQKPTSKKDIQAALDKARPNLPVKPLPKNKQQAPIVEEPTKVVRPGTAKVQKAAAGGAAKANPAPTSRKKEEEVDTSPLLAINNMKSQRLLDEQKLKVLKWTFTTPREEFTDLLKEQMTSANVNKGLIANMFHDDFRYHLKVIDALIEDLPKNDKGLICNLDLIMKWLSLRFYDTNPSVLLKGLDYLNLVFQMLIESQYVLAENEGSSFVPHLLTKIGDPKDVVRNGVRSLLRQICLVYPFAKVFVFIMDALKSKNARQRAECLDELGYLIETYGLTVCQPTQQAALKEIAKHISDRDNSVRNAALNTVVQAYFLAGEKVYKLIGQLSEKDLSMLDERIKRSKKTAAVKKPATIEIVKVPSSVEVHAPDSDPVVVEEEDIVVPPMEQPEEAIPVVRPPEVVNPPSRPSGPFKLDENVIAEIECNWVKAEQHRKLDLPKIDVSFIYDSITVIPVRGVAYPEDKFQQLLARTLHRPISAHSRDYAMSPPSHLRSPAYGGGGSNKPKPTANLADALPKLDPNLLRIIRGIGSADVYTAHAAINELSDILESQEKQAVLRDYEEIYIQSILQQFKYLQQKPLAESLAMYQPLLHSIYSFFASKTLGKNLSVNTIKSLIAVLLGLMADNKLGGSTDDAQFTKVVNGICLKILDRTNFTNLNCALIRLLKESCQTSCLPKFTDLLMKCIWRNVKVIPDRLPDLDYDAVLLEVHEFMLALPSIWWQQRPSDTPLRTVKTIIHNMTKIKGNTILQHLNKIPSHSELNTYILRILKNLNKESSSAATVATANNQHAAAVANSNSENNNTQHRHGSRPVHETHEEVSNIFKLISNTDTSQEGLAKLHEFKSRNADVDILPFLKGASVSFQKYIIDGLAELDAKNQGLGDGNNKAMAGNRVAASTINPDYWMERLNSLMTKTNPGQPNSATVNGQYSDNKITDENLNVNQLQQPKVNLLRKEVGGGLGSGLTVPMGGGGVGGVGGGNSGSISMHRRELLAQKLEQIKQQK; this is translated from the exons ATGGAGGAGGACACGGAGTACAAAAAGTTGCCCATCGACGAGCGGTGCGTGCACAAGGTGTGGAAGGCCCGCGTGGATGGCTACGAGGAAGCGGCCAAGCTGTTCCGGACGATTGACGATGAAAAGTCTCCGGAATGGAACAAATATCTCGGCTTGATCAAGAAGTTTGTGACCGACAGCAATGCGGTGGCGCAGGAGAAGGGCCTGGAGGCGGCGCTGGTGTTTGTGGAAAACAGTGGCAATGCGGGCAAGACCGTGGGCGAAGTCATGGGCGGAATCATCACCAAGTGTATCGGCGCTCCGAAGGCCAAAACCAAGGACCTGGCGGTGCAGATTACGTTGATGTACGTTGAGATTGAACGGCATGAAGTTGTGCTGGAAGAGCTGCTCAAGGGCACGGACCAGAAGAACCCGAAAATTGTGGCGGCTTGTGTGGCCGCGGTGACACAGGCGCTGCGTGAGTTTGGCAGTAAAGTGATGAGCATCAAGCCGATCGTCAAAAAGCTTCCCGCCCTGCTGAGCGATCGTGACAAAGCGGTTCGTGATGAAGCCAAAACGCTCACCATCGAGATCTACCGCTGGATTGGGGCGGCGTTCAAGTCGCAGATTGCCTCGCTGCCGGCCGTTTTGCTGGCCGAGCTGGAAGCGGAGTTTGAAAAGGTCAGCGGAGAGAAGGCCGTTCCGACGCGGTATCTCCGGTCACAGCAGGAGAAACAGATGCTGGCCGCGGTTGCCATTAGCAGTGGTGAGGTGGACGATGGCGCCGATGCCGATGAGGTCGATGAGGCCGAAGAGATCGACCCGATGGACCTGATCGATCCGGTCGACATCTTGTCCAAGCTGCCGAAggacttttatgaaaagttggagGCAAAAAAGTGGCAGGAGCGGAAGGAATCGCTCGAGGCGTTGGAAACGTTGCTGCAGAATCCAAAGCTGCAGCCGGGCGACTACGGTGATGTGGTTCGCGCTCTCAAGAAGGTCATCACCAAGGACTCAAACGTGGTGCTGGTCGCGCTCGGTGGCAAGTGTTTGGCCATGCTGGCCAAGGGGCTGGGAAAGAAGTTTAACACGTACGCCGGG GCCTGCGTTCCGGCCGTGCTTGAAAAGTTCAAGGAAAAGAAGACGAACGTCGTGACGGCGCTGCGCGATGCGATCGACGCCATGTATCCGGCCACGACGCTCGAATCCATCCAGGAGGACATCCTGGAGGCGTTGGCCAACAAGAATCCCAGCGTAAAGATGGAAACTGCATCATTCCTGGCGCGAGCCTTCTCCAAGACGGTGCCGACCATACTCAACAAGAAGCTGCTGAAGGCGTTCGTGACGGCACTGATCAAAACGCTGAACGAGTCCGATCCGGCCGTTCGAGATGCGTCCGCCGAGGCGCTCGGAACGCTGATGAAGCTGGTCGGCGAGAAGGCCATCGGTCCGTACATTGCGGAGGTGGACGCCCTCAAGCAGGCCAAGATCAAGGAGTGCTGCGATAAGGCCGTAATAACGGTGAAGATTCCCGGCCCGAAAAAGGAGCGACCTGCTACGGCTCCTCCCAAGACGAACGCCGGACCGGCTACCGGTGCGGTCAAGAAGGGTGGATCGACGGAGCCCAAACCGGTGGCGAGACCGGCCACGGCTGGAGTGAAGAAACCAGCAGCCACGAAGAAAGCAGCAGCCGGTGGTGGAGGATCGGGCGTTGCCAAGTCCGCAAGCGCTTCTAAAGTCCTCCCAACAGAACGAGACATGTCGCAGGAAGAGATCGACGACCGGGCCGCGGAGATTCTGCCCGCGGACGTAACTCAAGGCCTCGGAGATTCCAACTGGAAGACGCGACTGGCAGCGGTCGAATCTCTCACCGGAGTTATTGCTGATTTGGACCCGAAAGGTGGCCACTCCCAGGTGGTTCTGCGGACACTCGCCAAGAAGCCCGGCCTTAAGGACACCAACTTCCAAGTGCTCAAGGGGAAGCTCGAGAACGTCCGAGCGGCGGTCGAAAGGCTTGGCATCACCGCAACGACGGCCGATTACATCATGAACGACATCACGGAGAAGCTGGGTGACGCCAAGAATAGCGGGCCGGCCGGACTGGCCCTGACGGCGATTGCCGAAGCCATCAAGCTGGAATATGCCGTGGCGAAGGTGATGGAATTTGCGTTCGAGCAAAAGTCGCCAAAAGTGCAACAGGAAGCGCTAACCTGGGTCAACAATGCCATCAAAGAGTTTGGCTTCCAGGTCAACCCAAAGCTACTGCTCGAAGACTCCAAGAAGGCGGTGCAGAGCATAAATCCGGCCGTGCGAGCCGCCGGCATTACCTTGCTCGGAACGATGTACCTCTTCATGGGCAACACGCTGGCGATGTTCTTCGAGAACGAGAAGCCGGCGCTGAAGCAGCAAATTCAGACCGAGTTTGACAAGTGCGCCGGCCAGCGACCTCCGGCCCCGACCCGGGGACTGTCCAAGTGCGCGAGCAAGGCCTCGGTGGACGACCTCGACGA TGATGGCGAGGTCGAAGAACAGCCGGCGATCAACATGAACGATCTGTTCCCACGCGTGGACATTTCGTCGCAGATTACGGAGGCACTGTTGGCGGAAATTTCCGACAAAAACTGGAAGACCCGCAACGAGGGGCTTGAAAAGTTGAGGGCGATCATCGCCGAGGCGAAACTGATCAAGTCCAACCTGGGAGATTTGCCACAGGTATTAGCCCAGCGGTTGGTCGACAGCAATGCCAAGATTGCCCAGACTTCGGTGGAGCTTTGCCAGCAGATTGCGGTCGCGATGGGACCTCCGAGCAAGCAGTACGTGCGTGTTTGGTTTCCGGGCATTGTGAAGGGTCTTGGCGATAGCAAGGCGTTCATCCGGAGTGCGTGCATTACTTGTATCAACATCATGGGCGACCAGGCTGGCTATAAGGAGTTTTTCGAGAGTGAAATGATTGCCGATGCGCTGAAGACGGGCAGTCCGGCACTCAAAACCGAAGTGTGGGGCTGGTTGGCGGAAAAATTGCCCGGACTGCCGACCAAGAGCATCCAGAAGGACGAGTTGCACTCGTTGCTGCCTCATTTGTACGCCAACATCTGCGATCGGAATGCGGACGTGCGCAAGAATGCCAATGAAGCCGTGCTGGGAATCATGATCCACTTGGGCTACGAAGGCATGGTTAAAGCGCTCGACAAACAGAAGCCCACCTCGAAGAAGGACATTCAGGCGGCGCTGGACAAGGCACGGCCAAACTTACCGGTCAAGCCACTTCCGAAGAATAAACAGCAAGCGCCGATCGTCGAGGAGCCGACAAAGGTGGTCCGCCCAGGAACGGCCAAGGTGCAGAAGGCAGCCGCGGGAGGAGCAGCCAAGGCAAATCCAGCTCCCACTTCCCGCAAGAAAGAGGAAGAGGTCGACACTTCACCGTTGCTGGCAATCAACAACATGAAGAGCCAACGCTTGCTGGACGAGCAAAAGCTAAAGGTTCTCAAGTGGACTTTCACAACTCCGCGGGAAGAGTTCACCGACCTGCTGAAGGAGCAAATGACATCGGCGAACGTCAACAAAGGCCTCATTGCGAACATGTTCCACGACGACTTTCGCTATCATCTCAAGGTGATCGATGCCCTAATCGAGGATTTGCCCAAAAACGACAAAGGTTTGATCTGCAATCTGGACCTGATCATGAAGTGGCTCTCGCTACGTTTCTACGACACCAATCCGTCGGTACTGCTCAAGGGACTGGACTACCTCAACCTGGTCTTCCAGATGCTCATCGAGAGTCAGTACGTGCTGGCGGAGAACGAGGGCAGTTCTTTCGTGCCGCATCTCCTCACCAAGATCGGTGACCCGAAAGACGTCGTCCGCAACGGAGTTCGTTCGCTGCTGCGTCAAATCTGCCTGGTTTATCCCTTCGCGAAGGTGTTTGTCTTCATCATGGATGCGCTCAAGTCGAAGAACGCTCGCCAACGGGCCGAATGCTTGGACGAACTGGGCTATCTGATCGAAACGTACGGCCTAACGGTGTGTCAACCCACGCAACAG GCGGCGCTCAAGGAAATTGCAAAACACATCTCCGATCGAGACAACTCGGTTCGCAACGCCGCGTTGAACACGGTCGTGCAAGCTTACTTCCTCGCCGGCGAAAAGGTCTACAAGCTGATTGGTCAACTGTCCGAAAAGGATCTGTCCATGCTGGACGAGCGCATCAAGCGGTCCAAGAAGACGGCTGCCGTGAAGAAACCTGCCACCATCGAAATCGTCAAGGTACCGTCCTCGGTGGAAGTGCACGCGCCCGACAGCGATCCCGTCGTCGTGGAGGAGGAAGATATTGTCGTCCCTCCCATGGAGCAGCCGGAAGAGGCCATCCCCGTCGTACG ACCGCCGGAGGTTGTCAATCCGCCCAGCAGACCGAGCGGTCCCTTTAAGCTGGACGAAAACGTGATCGCCGAGATCGAGTGTAACTGGGTTAAGGCCGAGCAGCACCGCAAGCTGGACTTGCCAAAGATTGACGTTTCGTTCATCTACGACTCGATCACGGTGATTCCGGTGCGGGGCGTGGCCTATCCGGAGGACAAGTTCCAGCAACTGCTAGCGCGCACGTTGCACCGGCCAATCAGTGCCCACTCGCGGGACTACGCGATGAGTCCACCGTCGCATCTGCGCTCGCCAGCTTACGGCGGCGGCGGATCGAACAAGCCAAAACCAACTGCAAA CTTGGCTGACGCATTACCCAAACTGGACCCGAACCTGCTACGCATCATCCGCGGCATCGGAAGCGCCGACGTGTACACCGCTCACGCCGCCATCAACGAGCTGTCGGACATACTCGAGTCCCAGGAGAAGCAGGCCGTCCTGCGGGACTACGAAGAGATTTACATACAGAGTATACTGCAGCAGTTTAAG TACTTGCAACAGAAGCCGCTTGCGGAGTCGCTCGCCATGTATCAGCCGCTGCTACACAGCATCTACTCGTTCTTTGCGTCCAAAACGCTCGGCAAGAACCTCTCGGTGAACACCATCAAGAGTCTGATCGCCGTACTGCTGGGCCTGATGGCGGACAACAAGCTCGGCGGCAGCACGGACGACGCCCAGTTTACCAAGGTGGTGAACGGGATCTGTCTGAAGATACTGGACCGCACCAACTTTACCAACCTGAACTG TGCGTTGATCCGGCTGCTGAAGGAATCTTGCCAGACGAGTTGTTTGCCCAAGTTTACGGATCTGCTCATGAAGTGCATTTGGCGAAACGTTAAG GTTATCCCCGACCGCCTGCCGGACTTGGACTACGACGCGGTCCTGCTCGAGGTGCACGAGTTTATGCTGGCCCTGCCGAGCATATGGTGGCAGCAGCGGCCGTCGGACACCCCCCTCCGCACCGTGAAAACCATCATCCACAACATGACAAAGATCAAGGGCAACACGATTCTGCAGCACCTGAACAAGATCCCGAGCCACTCCGAGCTGAACACGTACATCCTGCGAATACTGAAAAATCTCAACAAAGAATCGTCGTCGGCGGCGACGGTGGCAACCGCGAACAACCAGCATGCCGCGGCCGTGGCCAACTCCAACAGTGAAAACAACAACACCCAGCATCGCCACGGCAGCCGGCCGGTGCACGAAACCCACGAGGAGGTGTCGAACATTTTCAAGCTGATTTCCAACACGGACACCAGCCAGGAGGGGCTGGCCAAGCTGCACGAGTTTAAG TCAAGGAACGCCGACGTGGACATTCTGCCCTTCCTGAAGGGAGCGAGCGTAAGCTTCCAAAAGTACATCATCGATGGGCTGGCGGAGCTGGACGCCAAGAATCAAGGACTCGGCGATGGAAATAACAAAG CCATGGCGGGAAATCGCGTTGCTGCTTCCACCATCAATCCGGACTACTGGATGGAGCGGCTAAACTCACTCATG